The Candidatus Zixiibacteriota bacterium genome includes the window CGCGGCCTGGAGGCGAGACGGCAGCTTCGGCGCCATGCCTGGTACACGTGCCTGGCCTGCGAAAAATCCTACTGCGCCGGGTGTTGGGCCAGAAGGCGATGCGACGACGCCGCAGAGCTCGACCCGGGCGGCGAACGCGCCCTGTAGCGCTCGGAGTGGCCGGCGACGGCGATGCCGGTTCAGCGAGTCCGTAGCCGAGGCGATGCGCGAGAGCGCAGCTCGCCCTTGAACCGGCCGCAGCGGCCTTGCGGTGGAAGAAACCGGGGCTACGCCTGGCGTCGCTTCGAGGAGCGGGGGAGCAGGAAGGCTGCGGGGATGGCTATCGCCGAGATCGCCGATGAAATGTAGAGAGCGAGATTGTAGGACCGCGTGACGTCGAAGACCCTGCCGAAGAAAACGGGCCCGAGCACGCCCGCGGCGATTGCGCCGCCTTGAATCAGGCCCTGGATGGCGCCGAACGAGCGGGACCCGAAGAGATCCCCGATGAAGAGCGACCGCAAGGGAATGATGCCGCCGAAGCCTATGCCGTAGAAAAGAGCGAACAGCGCCGCCTGCCACAGCGCCGCCGGCTGGATCTGCGTGAGGGAAAGCGCGGCTCCGACCTGAAACGCCAAAAGGCCCGCCAGGACCGCGCGGCGGTCGATCCACTCGGAAACGATCCCGCTGCCGAAGCGCCCGATGCCGCTCAACAGAAACACGAGCCCGAGAATGCTCGCGGCCTCCGTGGAGCTGTAGCCCTTGTCCTCGAGCAGGGGAATCAGGTGCACGGTCACGCCGCTCAGGCCGACAAACTGCAGCGCCAGCACCAGGAGCAGGAGCCAGAACGCCCGGGTGCGGACGGCCTCGCCGACGCTCAGCGCAGCGCCGGCGTCTTTGGACCTCGCTTTTCCACCGGCCGCCATTTCGGATTTGCGTTCCGGCGGATCCCCGTCCGGAAGATAGCCGTAGCGGGTCGGCTCCGAGCGCACCATGAGCGCGAGAGGGACGCCGATGAGCCACGTCCCCAGACCCGCCAGACGGACGGCGTTGCGCCATCCCACGGCTTCCTCCAGCATCGCGATCGTGAAAAGAAAAGGGCCGCTGGCGACGGGACCCATGCAGGCGAGTCCCAGCGCCCGGCCGCGAAGCCGTTGAAACCAGTTCACGATGGCCGCGGGCCAGGAAATCGCGTGCGAGGCGCCGCTCGCGCCGAACGAGATGACCAGGAAGGCGCCGTAAAACATCCACAGGTTGGTGATGAAGCTCATCAGGATCATGCCCGCGCCGGTCACGACGACGCTGCAAAGGATCACGTTGCGCGGTCCCCAGCGGTCGACGACGAATCCGAGCAGGGGCGCAAGGAGCCCCGATTCCAGCTGGCGGAGCGAAAAAGCCCCCGAGGTGGTGGCGCGGTCCCAGTGGAATTCCTCGGAAATCGGCAGAAAGAAGGATTGAAAGCCCTGGAAAAAGACCAGGGAGAGGTAGAAATTCATCGCCACCGAGGCGGCAACGATGTACCAGCCGTAAAAGATCCGGGGCGCGCGAAGTAGCCGGCTCGCGATGGACATGAACGACCTTCCCTCGGTTGCCCTTGCGATTCACCGCCGACAAAGTGCGCGAGGGAGGCCAGGACAACGTTTCAGCGTAAGGTACCAGAGATCGCGGCGGCGCGCGAGAAGAGGAAAAGGGGGACAGGGCGCTTTCTAGTTTTGTCTTCTCGGCCGGCTGCGGGGACGCAGCGTGCTCCCCGGCCAAAGGCCAACACGACTGCCGATTGCCAGTCCGTTGCGGGCCTCCATGGTCAAGCATCCGCGAACAGTGGGCTTGGCCGAAATTGAATTGTGCTACAATGCTAGACCTGACCCCCTATAACGATTGCATTTCTTGCTAACTACCCAGAGACGGTTATAGAATCAGTCCCAAGTTCAAAAACGGCCGGCCGGGATAGGCTGACCAGCTTACATAAATTAGTTAAACGGCACAGAAAACGGATGCCCGAGGAAGACGATCTGTTCGAGTGCGTGAAATGCGGTCACCACAATAAAAAAGGTGCCGCAGCCTGTGCTGGTTGCACATGGCCGTTTAGCCGTGAGGCATGGAAGACAACTAGCCTTCGGCCGCGTCGCGTAACGCTCGATACAGGATGCATTAATGCCAAAGGTCGGAACCGAGATCTAAACATCCTGGAGAGTTGGGCGCAGACCGGGCAAATCGAGTTACAGCGCACGGACACTATGTTGAAAGAGCTCAAGGGTCGGCACCGAGTACAAAAGGCGTCCTCCCTTGCTCCACAGCCAGAGCTTTTCACGCTTGACGCAAGCGTTTTGGGCGGACCAGATGTCCTAGCTGGACCGGACATGAGCGAAGAACTTCGACGGATCCTTTTCCCAACAGCGAGTGCGCTTACCGCGAACCAAGAGCGGGACGTCGAACATCTTTTCCATCACGTGCGCACGGGTGGTGACCTCTTTGTTACCCTCAACCTCAATGATTTCATTACGCACGGAAGGCAGGACGCGCTTCGGCTTGTTGGCATTTGGGTAGTAACGCCACCGCAAGCGGTTGAATTGCTAAAGGAGGTGCATGGGTGGCAGTAATTGAGCGGTGCCGTTTAACACGAATGCTACGATACTAGACCTGACCCCCTATAACTATAATTCCTCGCGGCGACCGACCGTCCCCGCTGGACCGGAACATGCGGGGCAGTTGACTCAATAGTTACGCGGCTCCAACTGGATCTTTAGTGATGCCGCAGCTATAGTGCTGAGCCATCCGGCAACTCAGGAGGCACATATGCACCAACTGCTGCTCGGCTTCATTGCATGTCTGCTTTTCTCCATGGCGGCCTTCGCACAGGATCCGGTCAGTACGGATGGAGACAAGTACAAAGTCATCTTTGAAAACGACTGCGTGCGCGTTTTGGACTACAAAGACAGCCCAGGCGAGAAGACACAGCAGCACAGGCATCCGGCCTTTGTCGTGTACGCTCTGTCGACGTTCAAGCGAAGCATCGCTCTGCCCGACGGAAAAATTTTGCAGCGACAGTTCAATGCCGGAGACGTCATGTGGTCGAATTCGCAGGTCCACATCGGCATCAACACCGGAGACACACCCACCCACGTCATCCTTGTGGAAATGAAGCCGGGTATCGGCGCTTGCGCACAGAAGTGACGCCGAAGGAAAAAGGTCGCGGCTCTTTTGTTGATGTGCACCGCCGGGCCGCGCCAGAGCGGCCCGACGACTTCTCGATGCCCGCAGATTCCTGCGTGGGACTGGTCTGCCATCTTCTCGGCTCGCGCGTCGGCCGTCAGCGTTTGTTCGGAAAGAGGAGAGCGGTCCCAAAGCTCGGTACGGTCCGCCGGCAAGACCAGGATCGAGACCGGGCGATACGGGCGGCTTGCCGGACCGACCTTTGCAGCTATCAGCAGACCGGACAGGGAATTAGGAGTTCATTTCACGGCCGTGGGGCGGATCGTGCCTGATTCGAGGAAACAGATACGCGGGGTGGGCGGGTAAGACGGGTTGTGCTACGATGCTAGACCTGACCCCATATCGCCTCGTTATTGAACGACCGAGCTGGACATCTGCACCCCGATTGGAGTATGGAAAACCGGAGGTCACGAGAAAATGGGCGATACGTACGCAAAATTCAAGGTTGCGGCCGTCCAGGCCGAGCCGGTCTTCTTGGATCGAGAGGCGACAGTACAGAAGGCTTGTAGGTTGATCGAGGAAGCCGGCCGCAATGGCGCAAAGATAATTGCGCTCCCTGAATCCTTCATTCCCGGTCACCCCGACTGGCTTTACTTCTACCCCCCGGACGAAGCCATGAAGAGGTTCTACCGGGACTTCTTCAAAAATAGCGTTGAGGTTCCTAGCCCCGCTACAGACCAACTCGGTAAGGCTGCGAGAAAAGCAGATGCCTACGTTGCCATCGGGATCAGCGAACGGGTTCCCGGAACCATGGGGAGCCTTTACAATAGCATTCTTTTCCTCGATCCCGACGGGAAAGTACTCGGCGTCCACCGCAAGCTTGTTCCTACCACGACCGAGCGGCTCGTCTGGACTCCGGGAGACGGAAGCACTCTGAGGGTTTACCCGACGAAATACGGAGAGCTGGGAGGGCTAATGTGTGGCGAAAATACCAACAGTCTCGCTCGATTTACCCTTCTGGCTCAGGGCGAAAAGGTACACACAGCCCACTGGCCGGGCTTCCCCGCTGAATACAACCGACAGGGTATCGAAGGAGTAGAGATTCGTATTCGCTACCACGCATACGAAGGAAAGTGCTTCGTGATCAGCTCAAGCGCCGTCTTCGGCAAGGACAGCGTCAAACGGCTTTGCCTCACCGAACAAGCGGCCAGCCTGGTGATCATGGGGAATGCCGTTTCCAGCGTCGTCAACCCATATGGCAGGTATATCGGAGGTCCGCTGAAAGGCGAAGAAGGAATCGTCTACGCCGATGTTGACTTGGAAGAAATGATCGACGCGAAGACGCTTCACGATGTCGTGGGGCACTATAACCGCTTCGATGTCCTCTCCGTTCTCTATCAACGGCGAAGCCCTAAACCTATCATCTTCGCCGATGAAGACGGCGCCGCACAATCCGGCAACGAGCTCGCCTCCCAAATTGAGTCGTTATTGAAGAAATTGGAGTCAAAGGAAGAGTTGCGGGCCGCGGCTTCCGCCGAGATCGCGGAGTTCCGCGGCATGCTTGCGAAGATCTCCTCCAAACCGACGAACTAGGGGAAAATGATGTTCACTGAAACCCGTCTTTCCGGTGGACTGAAAGTGATCTTGCTGGCGGCAGCCTTGGGCGCCGTATTGTCTTTGCACGCCTTTTCAGCGTCGGCGGCTGAGAAGGCCGACAAGCCGATCAAAATCCAGATGGATTTCATTATCGGCGGGAAACACGCCATCTGGTATGTGGCGTTGGACAAGGGTTTTTACTTGAAGCGCGGGTTGTCGGTCACCATCCAGCCCGGGGCAGGATCAGCCGACACCGTGCGGGCCATTGGCGCCGGTCTTGCCGATGTGGGATTCGCCGATTTCTCAACCGCCATCGTGGCGAAATCGAGAGGCACTCCTGTCCAGGCCGTGGCGCAGCTCGGCTATATGCCCGCCACCATTCTCTGGCGCGAAGATACCCCGATCAAAACATTGAAAGATCTCGAGGGAAAGTCATGGGCGGTCAGTCCGGGACAGGCGCACCGCTATTTGATGCCGGCCTTCGCCAAGATCAACCATATTGACTTCACCACGATCAAGATTCAAGACTTCGCCCCGGCTCTTTTGCCTTCCGCTCTGATAGCCAGAAAGGCGGATTTCGTCGGGATGTTTCGCGCCTCGAACGACGAGGTGACCGAGATGGCGGCGACCAAGCAGGGGATCAAACTGAAGCGGGTGTTTCTGAAGGATAACGGCCTCAATATCTACGGCGGAGGGCTGATCGTCAGGGAAGAAAACATCAAGCGGGGCCCCGACGTGATCCGCGCTTACGTGGAGGGAACCATGGAAGGCCTGCGATACAGCCGGGAACATCCGGACGAGGCGCTGCAGATCTTAATGAAGCATAAGCCCGAACTGAATCGGGAGCTCACCCGGATTCAGCTAAAAAGTGCGCTCGAAGAAATTTTCATTCCACCGGAATCGCTGCAATTGGGGTTTGGCTATATAAAGCCGGACGTGATGGAGAAAACGGTCGCGATCACAAACGAGTATTTCGATACCGGCAGAAAGGTTTCGGTGGGAGAGGTTTACACGAATCAATTCATCAGGAAGTAACGCTGGCCGCCCACTGCTCTGAGTTCTTCCGCCGGTCTTTGCTTTCGCTATTTAGATCTGGCCGGCCTGCTGGTTATGAAAGCGCTTTACAGTATGTGAGCGGCGGAGTCGCACGTTTCCCATCCGTTGAATCGGTTCAGTTGTGTGATTTGTGTGATTCACCCTGATCGTTTCGACTCTTTAAGGGCTAAATCAACGTTATCGTTCTGCACTTGGAGTCTGTCCTTGGCAGAATCGTATATCGTCTCCACCTCTTCCAAAAGCGGCGGCCGATCCTTAAGCTCCGCGTATCTGTCGAGAGGGGTTTTACCCCCTAGCGAGCCGTGGGGCCGTTCGCAGTTGTAATAGTGCTGCCACTCCGAGAGCTTCTCTCCCAGATCGTCCCGACGAAGATCCACGGGCCGTAAAACTCCTCAAGGTCAGTCTTCTGCGACCGCTCCACCTTGCCGTTTAGGTGAGGAGCGCGGAGGTACAGGGCCAGGTCTAGTGTTGTACTACCACGTCTTTGTGCTCAAGGTGCACTTCGGACCGCACAATTCTTTTACCAAATATGAAGTCTCCCCGAGTTCTTGGACAGGTTGATCGTTCATTGTCTCCCATCTTCTGACAGGAGGTTATCATCGCTTTACTCTAGCTTAGCGATCGACCAGGAGTTGTCAGCATGCATCAGACGACAAACGGAGTCTTTCAGGACGAACTCCCCGGCAACGCCTATCGTTGGCAGGGCGAGCCAAGCCGAGCATCTTCATAAGCGCCTCTCCAGGTTGCAGAGCGTCAATACCTGACCAGGATGAACGCCGATTGTGAGGTGATCGAGGGGGCTTTGGACTGCTGTTCCGCCTCGGTGCTGAACGTGAGCGCAAACCGTTCGCCGCGCTCACGTCATTGGTGGCGTGAGTCGAGCAGGGAGCCTGAACTCCACCGGCCTGGGGGTGACAAGTTTTGGGGATTGTTGTATGTCCGTAGGCCGGACGCAGGCATCTCTACACTTCGAGGGGGACACCATGGAAAGACGAAGGAAACGGCTCTTCGGTGCAGTGGGCGTCGGGGTTTTGTTGGTATCGGCACAAGTTCTTGCCGCGACGCCGTACTACGCGGGCAAGACCATTACCATCGTCCGTGGCGGCGGCCCGGGAGGATCGGGCGACTTTCAGGCGAGGGCGTTGATCCCGTTCTTGAAAAAATACATTCCGGGCAATCCCAACGTCATGCTGGAAATGATGCCCGGTGCAGCCGGCAGGCGGGCAGCGAATTACATGTTCAATACCGCAAAGCCGGACGGTCTGACCATCGGCTCGGCGGGCGGGGCCGTCATCCCCGGGCCGATCATCGGGCTCCCCGGTGTGAAGTTCGACATCGACAAATTTATCTACCTGGGCTCGACCGAGACCGGTTACCCCTACGTGTTTTACACGCGCAAGGAGGCCGGCCTCGATACTCTCGAGAAGGTGCGGCGCGCTTCCGGCTTGCGGGTCGGGGCGCATTCGGTGGGTCACTCGCTCTACGTCACCGCGCGGCTTTTCGCGTATGTCCTCCAGCTCAAAGACCCGAGCTTCGTCGTGGGATTCACCAACCCGGAGCTGAATCTGGCGATGGAGCGCGGTGAGGTGGACGCGAGAACCACCAGCAACATCGACGATCTGTTCCGGGACCGATTGGTGGAGAAGAATCACTTTCACGCCCAGATCATGAACCCGAAGGGCCGAAGCGATCCGCGGATTCCCGGGCTGCCGGATCTCCTGGAGCTGACCAGGGACAAAAAGGTCGCTCAGGTCGTCGATCTGTTCAGGTTGTTTCAATATCCCCGATGGCCCATCCATCTCCCCCCGGGTACGCCCAGGGAGCTGGTTCAGATTCTGCGCGAGGCGTTGAACAGGACATGGAAGGACCCGGAGTTCGTGGCAACCTTCAAAAAGCTCATGGGCAGGGAACCGACGCCGCTCACCGGCGAGGAGGTGGAGCGAGCGGTCAAGGAGCTGCCGCGCGATCCCGAGGTCATCGCCCTCTACAAGAAGCTGGCCGACGCCGGGCCGCTGCCGCCGTATTGAATCGCCGGCGACAACGCACGTCGTGGCGGCGATCCGGTCGGATTTGGCCACGAGAGCGTTGCCGTCTTGGAAGCTCGTGACATTCTTTCGGCGAGCGAATTGGCTGAACGTCACCGGCTGGGTTTCCGGGATGCGCTAATCCTCGTTGCGGCCCGTAAAGAGGAAGCAATCAC containing:
- a CDS encoding MFS transporter — its product is MSIASRLLRAPRIFYGWYIVAASVAMNFYLSLVFFQGFQSFFLPISEEFHWDRATTSGAFSLRQLESGLLAPLLGFVVDRWGPRNVILCSVVVTGAGMILMSFITNLWMFYGAFLVISFGASGASHAISWPAAIVNWFQRLRGRALGLACMGPVASGPFLFTIAMLEEAVGWRNAVRLAGLGTWLIGVPLALMVRSEPTRYGYLPDGDPPERKSEMAAGGKARSKDAGAALSVGEAVRTRAFWLLLLVLALQFVGLSGVTVHLIPLLEDKGYSSTEAASILGLVFLLSGIGRFGSGIVSEWIDRRAVLAGLLAFQVGAALSLTQIQPAALWQAALFALFYGIGFGGIIPLRSLFIGDLFGSRSFGAIQGLIQGGAIAAGVLGPVFFGRVFDVTRSYNLALYISSAISAIAIPAAFLLPRSSKRRQA
- a CDS encoding cytoplasmic protein, whose protein sequence is MHQLLLGFIACLLFSMAAFAQDPVSTDGDKYKVIFENDCVRVLDYKDSPGEKTQQHRHPAFVVYALSTFKRSIALPDGKILQRQFNAGDVMWSNSQVHIGINTGDTPTHVILVEMKPGIGACAQK
- a CDS encoding carbon-nitrogen hydrolase family protein; the protein is MGDTYAKFKVAAVQAEPVFLDREATVQKACRLIEEAGRNGAKIIALPESFIPGHPDWLYFYPPDEAMKRFYRDFFKNSVEVPSPATDQLGKAARKADAYVAIGISERVPGTMGSLYNSILFLDPDGKVLGVHRKLVPTTTERLVWTPGDGSTLRVYPTKYGELGGLMCGENTNSLARFTLLAQGEKVHTAHWPGFPAEYNRQGIEGVEIRIRYHAYEGKCFVISSSAVFGKDSVKRLCLTEQAASLVIMGNAVSSVVNPYGRYIGGPLKGEEGIVYADVDLEEMIDAKTLHDVVGHYNRFDVLSVLYQRRSPKPIIFADEDGAAQSGNELASQIESLLKKLESKEELRAAASAEIAEFRGMLAKISSKPTN
- a CDS encoding ABC transporter substrate-binding protein; amino-acid sequence: MMFTETRLSGGLKVILLAAALGAVLSLHAFSASAAEKADKPIKIQMDFIIGGKHAIWYVALDKGFYLKRGLSVTIQPGAGSADTVRAIGAGLADVGFADFSTAIVAKSRGTPVQAVAQLGYMPATILWREDTPIKTLKDLEGKSWAVSPGQAHRYLMPAFAKINHIDFTTIKIQDFAPALLPSALIARKADFVGMFRASNDEVTEMAATKQGIKLKRVFLKDNGLNIYGGGLIVREENIKRGPDVIRAYVEGTMEGLRYSREHPDEALQILMKHKPELNRELTRIQLKSALEEIFIPPESLQLGFGYIKPDVMEKTVAITNEYFDTGRKVSVGEVYTNQFIRK